A portion of the Glandiceps talaboti chromosome 13, keGlaTala1.1, whole genome shotgun sequence genome contains these proteins:
- the LOC144444941 gene encoding organic cation transporter protein-like, whose amino-acid sequence MKHDYTVLKAFLPMWSLANRFMHESARWLTQKGYKEQAKNITFKTAKMNNFVCEEGKFPDISKGDVNDSELIDKENDIVHYTLADIFRTPGLRVNALILAFNQWLLFTTMNICGIALISAGFTGLEIASIILIVLAKCAVAMAFDVSTTCAVEIFPTPLRNIGYGFVNFICYCGGIIAPYIVLLVNISPSLPYVIMSSFTVISGFSILLLPETLNVPLPETLDDVQGTYLSNWMKSKGKIVKSKEEHIALLEDGVNR is encoded by the exons ATGAAACACGATTACACTGTTCTTAAAGCTTTtctgccaatgtggtctcttgCCAATAGGTTCATGCATGAGTCAGCAAGATGGTTAACGCAAAAAGGATATAAAGAACAAGCCAAGAATATTACTTTTAAAACTGCTAAAATGAACAACTTTGTTTGTGAAGAAGGTAAATTTCCAGACATCAGTAAAGGTGATGTTAATGATAGTGAATTAATTGATAAG GAGAATGACATTGTCCACTATACACTCGCAGATATATTTAGAACACCTGGCCTTAGAGTAAATGCACTGATCTTGGCCTTCAATCA ATGGTTACTATTTACTACTATGAATATATGTGGTATTGCTCTTATATCAGCAGGATTTACAG GGCTGGAAATTGCCTCAATTATATTAATAGTACTGGCAAAGTGTGCGGTGGCCATGGCTTTTGATGTATCAACTACATGTGCAGTTGAAATCTTTCCAACTCCTTTAAG GAATATTGGATATGGCTTTGTCAACTTCATTTGCTACTGTGGTGGCATAATAGCGCcatatattgtacttttggTCAATATCTCTCCTAGTTTGCCATACGTCATCATGAGTAGTTTTACTGTGATATCTGGATTTTCAATTCTTCTTCTACCAGAAACCCTAAATGTACCGTTACCTGAAACTTTGGACGACGTACAGGGTACTTACCT CTCTAACTGGATGAAGTCTAAAGGCAAGATTGTAAAATCAAAAGAAGAACACATTGCACTACTTGAAGATGGTGTTAATCGTTAG